A genomic segment from Gavia stellata isolate bGavSte3 chromosome 4, bGavSte3.hap2, whole genome shotgun sequence encodes:
- the MCM5 gene encoding DNA replication licensing factor MCM5, whose product MSGFDDPGVYYSDSFGGDASVDEGQVRKSQLQKRFKEFLRQYRVGTDRTGFTFKYRDELKRHYNLSQYWVEVEMEDLASFDEDLADYLYKQPAEHLQLLEEAAKEVADEVTRPRPSGEETLQDIQVMLRSDANAANIRSLKSDQMSHLVKIPGIVIAATPVRAKATRIAIQCRSCRNTISNIAVRPGLEGYALPRKCNTEQAGRPKCPLDPYFIMPDKCKCVDFQVLKLQESPDAVPHGEMPRHLQLYCDRYLCDKVVPGNRVTIMGIYSIKKSAQSKNRSRDNVGVGIRSAYIRVVGIQVDVEGSGHSFAGSVTPQEEEELRRLAAMPNIYETIAKSIAPSIYGSTDIKKAIACLLFGGSRKRLPDGLTRRGDINLLMLGDPGTAKSQLLKFVEKCSPIGVYTSGKGSSAAGLTASVIRDPSSRSFFMEGGAMVLADGGVVCIDEFDKMREDDRVAIHEAMEQQTISIAKAGITTTLNSRCSVLAAANSVFGRWDETKGEENIDFMPTILSRFDMIFIVKDEHNEERDMTLAKHVMSLHVSALTQTQAVEGEIELNKLKKLISFCRTKCGPRLSAAAAEKLKNRYILMRSGTRQHEQESDRRSSIPITVRQLEAIVRIAESLGKMKLQPFATEADVEEALRLFQVSTLDAAMSGSLSGAEGFTTQEDQEMLSRIEKQLKRRFAIGSQVSEHSIVQDFMRQKYPEHAIYKVLQLMMRRGEIQHRMQRKVLYRIK is encoded by the exons ATGTCCGGCTTCGACGACCCCGGCGTTTACTATAGCGACAGTTTTGGGGGCGATGCGTCGGTGGACGAGGGGCAGGTTCGGAAATCGCAGCTGCAGAAGCGGTTCAAGGAGTTTCTGCGGCAGTACCGGGTGGGCACGGACCGGACGGGCTTCACTTTCAAATACAG GGATGAGCTTAAACGGCACTATAACCTGAGTCAGTACTGGGTGGAGGTGGAGATGGAAGACTTGGCCAGCTTTGATGAAGATCTCGCTGACTATCTGTACAAGCAACCAGCGGAGCATCTGCAGCTG ttggaagaagcagcaaaagaagtCGCAGATGAGGTGACCCGTCCTCGTCCTTCGGGGGAGGAAACTCTGCAAGACATCCAGGTCATGTTGAGATCAGATGCCAACGCAGCCAACATCCGCAGCCTGAAG tctgACCAGATGTCCCACCTTGTGAAGATCCCTGGGATTGTAATTGCAGCAACCCCTGTGAGAGCCAAAGCCACCAGAATAGCCATCCAGTGCCGCAGCTGCCGCAACACTATCAGCAACATTGCGGTGCGCCCAGGCCTGGAGGGTTATGCTCTCCCCAGGAAATGCAACAC AGAACAAGCTGGCCGCCCGAAGTGCCCGCTGGACCCCTATTTCATCATGCCAGATAAGTGCAAGTGCGTGGACTTCCAGGTCCTGAAGCTGCAGGAGTCCCCAGATGCTGTGCCGCATGGGGAAATGCCCCGGCACCTGCAGCTGTACTGTGACAG GTACCTGTGTGACAAAGTTGTCCCGGGGAACAGAGTCACTATCATGGGCATCTACTCCATCAAGAAGTCTGCCCAGAGCAAGAACAGAAGCCGTGACAACGTGGGCGTGGGCATCCGAAGTGCTTACATCCGCGTGGTGGGCATCCAGGTGGATGTGGAGGGCTCAG GACACAGCTTTGCTGGCTCAGTGACCCCTCAAGAAGAGGAGGAACTTCGTCGCCTTGCTGCCATGCCCAACATCTATGAGACGATCGCCAAGAGCATCGCACCTTCCATCTACGGCAGCACCGACATCAAGAAGGCCATTGCCTGCCTCTTATTTGGAGGCTCTCGCAAGAG GCTCCCAGATGGACTGACCCGCAGAGGAGACATCAACTTACTGATGCTGGGTGACCCCGGCACAGCCAAATCCCAGCTGCTGAAGTTTGTTGAGAAGTGTTCGCCCATTGGG GTATACACCTCGGGAAAAGGCAGCAGCGCTGCTGGCTTGACGGCCTCAGTGATCCGCGATCCTTCGTCCAGGAGTTTCTTCATGGAGGGAGGAGCCATGGTGCTGGCAGACGGGGGAGTGGTGTGCATCGATGAGTTCGACAAG ATGCGGGAGGATGACCGTGTGGCCATCCATGAGGCCATGGAGCAGCAGACCATCTCCATTGCTAAG GCAGGAATAACAACCACGCTCAACTCCCGCTgctcagtgctggcagctgccaaCTCCGTCTTCGGGCGCTGGGATGAGACCAAGGGCGAGGAGAACATTGATTTTATGCCCACCATCCTGTCCCGATTTGACATGATCTTCATTGTCAAGGACGAGCACAACGAGGAGCGAGACATG ACACTGGCCAAGCACGTGATGTCCTTACACGTGAGCGCCTTGACACAGACCCAGGCCGTGGAGGGTGAGATTGAGCTGAACAAGCTGAAGAAGCTCATCTCCTTCTGTCGGAC GAAGTGTGGCCCCAGGCTGTCGGCGGCAGCGGCAGAGAAGCTGAAGAACCGCTACATCCTGATGCGGAGCGGCACTCGCCAGCACGAGCAGGAGAGTGACCGCCGCTCCAGCATCCCTATCACCGTCCG gcagctggaggccaTCGTGCGCATTGCCGAGTCCCTGGGGAAGATGAAGCTTCAGCCCTTCGCCACCGAGGCGGACGTTGAGGAGGCCTTGCGGCTCTTCCAGGTGTCCACGCTTGATGCGGCCATGTCAGGCAGCCTGTCAG GGGCAGAAGGCTTCACGACACAGGAGGACCAAGAGATGCTATCCCGCATTGAGAAGCAGCTCAAGCGCCGCTTTGCCATTGGCTCTCAGGTGTCGGAGCACAGCATCGTCCAGGACTTCATGCGGCAG